AGGCGGGCGTCATGTTCTCGTCGCACCCTGTCACCGGTGAACCCCTCACCATCATCGAAGGCTCATGGGGTCTTGGTGAGGCCGTGGTCTCAGGGAGTGTCTCGCCTGACAAATATGTCTATGACCGCAGGCTGAAGCGGGTCGTGGACACGCTCATCTCGAATAAGGAATATATGATTGTCCCGACCGGCGACCACGGCACCGAACTGGTGACCATCCCGAAGAACCAGCAGGACGCACCTGTGCTTTCCGAGGCCGGGGTGGAGGCACTTGCCGAGTACGCCCGGATCTCTGAGGAGCACTATGACATCCCCCAGGACCTTGAGTGGGCGATCGTCGGGGACACCATCTATATCCTCCAGTCCCGTCCGATCACCACCATCAAGGCCGGCGAAAAGAAGGCACCAGCCACAACCGGTGACCTTGGCAAGATCCTCCTTGAGGGGAACGGCGCCTCGCCGGGTGTCGCGAGTGGCCGTGTGATCATCGTCCACGATGTCAAGGACCTCAGCAAGGTCAGGGAAGGCGACATCCTTGTTGCCAAGATGACAAACCCCGACATGGTCCCGGCGATGCGCAAGGTCGGCGGTATTGTCACCGACGAGGGCGGGATGACCTGCCACGCAGCGATCGTCTCCAGAGAACTCGGCACCCCTGCGGTCGTCGGGACGAAGAAGGCTACAAAGACCCTGAAGGATGGGCAGATGATCACCCTCGACGGTGAGAAGGGCCTTGTCTTTGAAGGCGCTATCGCAGCCGCTCCGGCAACCCCGGCAGTCTCCGCAGCCCCCGCAGCAGTCGCCGCCCTCCTTGCCCAGGCTCAGGTCATCACCGCGACGAGCATCAAGGTGAACGTCTCCCTCCCTGAGGCCGCCGCGCGGGCTGCCGCCACCGGCGCCGACGGCGTCGGGCTCCTCAGGATCGAGCACCTCATCCTTGGCCTGAACAAGACTCCGGGCTGGTTTATCTCCCAGGGCAAGGAAGAGGAGTTCATCAGCGAGCTTTACAAAGGTATCAAGGTCGTCCTCGACGCCTTCCCGGGCAAACCTGTCTGGGTCCGAACCCTCGACGCCCCCACCGACGAGTTCCGCAACATGCTCGGCGGCGAGGAAGAACCTGACGAGCACAACCCGATGCTTGGCTGGCGCGGTCTCCGCCGCGACCTCCAGAGCCCTGCTCAGTTCAGGATGCAGATCGAGGCCTTCAAGCGGCTCTGGGACGCGGGCTACGACAACCTCGGCCTGATGTTCCCCCTCGTCTCCCACCCCGACCAGTTTGTCCGGGCAAAGGAGCTCATTGCCTCCTGGGGCGTGAAGGTGGACGAGATCGCCCTCGGCATCATGATCGAGATCCCGGCCTGTGCGATCCTCATCGAGGACTTCTGCAAGGCCGGCGTCTCCTTCGCCTCCTTCGGCACGAACGACCTGATCCAGTACACCAT
This Methanofollis sp. DNA region includes the following protein-coding sequences:
- the ppsA gene encoding phosphoenolpyruvate synthase codes for the protein MTEMPNILWLSEISKDDIPFVGGKGASLGEMTSVGLPVPDAFVVTAQAFRKFLIDTGLEDSLFDLLVDLDVENSDELEEVSQNVKAMVIGAKMPEDIREEILVAYDKMGNGEMVVAVRSSATAEDLPDASFAGQQETYLNIKGEVAVIEAVQQCWASLYGARAIYYRAKQGFDDRTVNIAVVVQQLVRSEKAGVMFSSHPVTGEPLTIIEGSWGLGEAVVSGSVSPDKYVYDRRLKRVVDTLISNKEYMIVPTGDHGTELVTIPKNQQDAPVLSEAGVEALAEYARISEEHYDIPQDLEWAIVGDTIYILQSRPITTIKAGEKKAPATTGDLGKILLEGNGASPGVASGRVIIVHDVKDLSKVREGDILVAKMTNPDMVPAMRKVGGIVTDEGGMTCHAAIVSRELGTPAVVGTKKATKTLKDGQMITLDGEKGLVFEGAIAAAPATPAVSAAPAAVAALLAQAQVITATSIKVNVSLPEAAARAAATGADGVGLLRIEHLILGLNKTPGWFISQGKEEEFISELYKGIKVVLDAFPGKPVWVRTLDAPTDEFRNMLGGEEEPDEHNPMLGWRGLRRDLQSPAQFRMQIEAFKRLWDAGYDNLGLMFPLVSHPDQFVRAKELIASWGVKVDEIALGIMIEIPACAILIEDFCKAGVSFASFGTNDLIQYTIAIDRNNELVAPMYNPRHPAVLKLIKDAIAVCRQYGVECSICGQAGSEPAMVRWLIENGITSVSANIDAVPKIRETAARTEKRMILDSVRLKNA